TGTTTTTTATTCcagtcaaaaataataaaaacaaaaagcaaaacTCGCAGCAAGGGAGAAGCCGGAATCAGTGGTGGTGCTCATCGTCTTCATCACCGTGACCATCGGGAGGTCCACCTGGACCAACCACCTCCAGCTGCATCACATACATTGTAACCGATTCAATCAATATTCAATCTCAACGAGTTCTTGCTCTTATCATCCTTTTACAGATTCGTCTGAGCTATGACtatttatttacaatttagAGCAAGCTAATACGAGTTTTAACTTACCTCAAAGTACTGAGTGCAAACCGGGCATTCAAAAGACTTTCCTTTCTCCAGCCAGAACCACACAACATCGTGTTCATCCTCTGCAGTTGATAAGACCAAATCGATGGTTAGTAGATGTGTCATacgatgaaaaaaatataataacatcAAAATCTTGCAATGAGGCAATAATTAACGAGAAAACCATCCATTTTATGCCGCTTCTCATCGTTTTACGACACTAAAGAGTGAAGAATGGATGAACTTACCGCCTTCACCACCAGGGCATCCCACAATTCGCTTGTCATAGTAGGACTTTACAATAGCAGGAGCTTCCTGAGAAATTAAAATTTGGTAAgcgtatatgtataaataagaTGTATCAAACGGTAGACAACCGACAATGAATGCTGCTCAATCGAAAATAAAATGACACAATAAATGAAAAGGATCAAATGTCTCAAATTGTGTTATACAGTTACACATCATGCGCAGCTCAACACTCGTATAACCCTATGATTTTCAGTTATTCCGAGAAATGATtcttaaaaaccaaaatctccaTGATCCATAGACACCAGCCAGATGCTGTATGTGACATATGAAAATTTTCGCCAGTATCATGAACATATGCATCATGTGCAGTGGACCATGGTAAACTAACAAACACAGCTTAAAGACTTGTCGAATGCACCATTCAAATCCCATATATGATTCAAATCCAAACTAGTGCCTCACATCACTCATGGAACTAATACTAATTACATTATCcacaaaaaaaatcctaaaaacatGACCAGAAAATATGAAGAAAGGATGGTGTTAAAGTTAGACAAGATTCAACTAGACATGGCGAAAGTAAATGTACTTGGTGCAAGTTGAGAGCCATAAGGGTCAGACAGTAAACCAGCGGGACTCAATCCAATTCAATTTGGATGAGATATAAGTCGCCGGATGTTCGATGATCACTAGAAAACCTAAACTAGACTAACCATTTACCACACTAGACTTAAATGAAGCATTGTTGGTTTGTTTACGAGCTCTAATAACGACGTAACGTGAAATTTTGAGACATATATCTTAAAAAGTAGACAGTAAACAAACCTTAGTTCCAAAAGGACCTTCGGGGAAGTCAATGTCAAGCAGCCTCCTCCCCTGCATCCAAGAAAACAATGACAAAATCAAATCTGATTTAGTCAAGTGAAGAGCACAATCGTAATGTCGGAAACATTCCAGGGGTAACAATATGACCACACAGGTGAAGCTGCGGGCGGTAAAGCACATTTGTATCACAATGTCATACTCAGGTATATGTTAAAATGCATAGAGAGAATCACCTCAAGTTCAGCTTCAAGCTCCTCCTTTTCATGTCCAGTAGCAATGGGCATTACATCctccaccttcttcttcttcccaacggTCTCCACTACGAGGGTAATAAAAGTCATTCAATCTCTAATAGCAAATTAGGCAGACAAGAGTCCAATACTAGAGATCATAAACTTAAATTCAACAGCGACATGAGAGTACTAATTAGGTTCTGTTAGGTAACGCAATAACAATCTCAGAGACCAATACAAATTTTgatgaatatatataaagattattatACAGCGAGATCTGGAAAAACTGTAGCAACGATATATAACCTGATTCGGAGCTGAAATGGCGAGGGAAAagggaagaagaagcttgattggatgcGAGATAGAACCTCAAGGGTCTCACGGATCGACGAGGAGAAGCAGCGGCGACATCGGAGGCTACGGTTTTGAGACCAGAGGAAACGATTCTTCTCCACATGATGATTTGTTGTGTGTCGTGAATCTCAGGTCACCCCCTCCCACCTCCAAATATTATTAGCGAGCGAATCTGGAATCTCTTCTCACCGATGCGATGCTGCTTTCTCAGTTGTTGACCGACCTTTgggacggaaaaaaaaaaagggtctcCTCACTCCTTTTTAACTCGTACGTGAGAAATACTACGCACTGTGTCAATCGCTTTTACATGTTCTGTATAAATGGTAATGCTGCCTAGCCAGGGTTCGAACGTGTGAACCCTGAATTAGATAAAATCTTGAATGTGTCAGCTTTtgatcttaaatatataaataggcTATATTGTACTTTGCATTTATAAACTTCGATAATGTGTGTTGTTCTAAAACGatcaaaaacatttttcaaCTATGTTTCACCAACGGTGGAATTTTCTTTTATTCCGATAAATAACTGTAAAAAATTACTATATGATAACAAAATGTAAAACTCGCGGCTAAGTGAGAAGCTGGAATCAGTAGTGGTGATGCTCATCGTCTTCATCAACGTGCCCATCAGGAGGCCCACCTGGACCAACCACTTCTAGCTGCAACACATGCATTTTAACCAATTCAATATTTCATAAACAGCTCTTGATCTTAATCCGCATCACTGTGTGTTTACCATTTAGAGCAAAGCTGATTGATACGAGTTTTTAACTTACCTCAAAGTACTGTGTGCAAACCGGGCATTCAAAAGACTTTCCTTTCTCCAGCCAGAACCACACAACGTCGTGTTCATCCTCTGCAGTTTTCAATAGGAATGTCTATCAGACAACTCATTCATAGATAGTAGTATCCTTTGGTTTGTTAGACACATTCAATGATGAGGTGAACTTACCGCCTTCACCACCAGGGCATCCCACAATACGCTTGTCATAGTAGGACTTTACTATAGCAGGAGCTTCCTAAGGGTAAATACAATTAGGGTATCAATAAGATGACAAATATCAAATGTTAGCCATACGAAAAATGAATGCTACTCACTCAAGAGATGAATGACATGAAAATGTCAATTGTGTTATGCAGCATGCAAAATTCCGCACTCCTAAATGATTTTAGTAATTCAGAAAAGATACTGAGGATTATGCTAAGAAATTGATTATCATGATCTACACACACTTGGACATGTTTCATAAGGCATCATAGGCAGTGGACCAAGGCAAACTGACAAAACACAGCTTGGAGACTTGTTGAAACTCACCAAACCCCATATACAACTCAAATCCAATATAGAGTTTTATTTATCCAAGTAGTACATTGTTCACAAGAATAAATATGACAAAAGTAATATCAAGAGTTTAATTTGACAACTGACAAGATTAAAGTGTACATAACAGAAGTGATAGCTGCATGCAAGACAGTGCTGGGTGATGGATATGGGTGAATAAACTAACTAGACTCGATATAATTTTATCAgtaaatattttgatcaatgAAATAGCTAAACTGGATTAAATGTTCAGCTGCCCCGAGTTCTGTGAATATATGATGGTTAGAAACACTGATGTGGTTGGTGTAAAACTAGGCGGTGAGAAAAAGATTAAGATAGAGACAGTGAGAGTCGCGAAATATAACAAACCTTAGTTCCAAAAGGACCTTCGGGGAAGTCAATGTCAAGCAGCCTCCTCCCCTGCATCCAAGAAAACAATAATCTGATTTATTCAActaaagagaaaaacaaaaaacacacgAGGAAGGAAGCACCTCAAGTTCAGCTTCAAGCTCCTCCTTCTCGTGCCCAGTTGCAATGGGCATAACATCCTCCACCTTCTTCTTCGCTAGTGTCTCTACTGCAAAGCCAAAGGATACTAACAGTCACTCACcacacaaacaaaataaaataaaaaacgacGTGAGCATTAATTAAGATAGAACAGTGATTGAGACGATAATACGGCGAGAATTGCATCGAATCCCAGCGTAAACGGAATCACAAGGAGGCGGCGAGATCTGAAAATGTAGAAACTATATAGCAATTGATTTACCACCTGATTCGGAGCTGAAACAGCGAGGggtgacggaagaagaagaagcgggATTGTCAGCGCGATGGAAGTGGACGGGTctcgcggtggtggtggtggctatCGAACGACGAGGAGAAGCAGCGGCGACATCGGCGGCTAGGGCTTTGAGATGAGAGGATACGATTCTTCTCCACATGATGATTTGTTGTGTGTCGTGAATCTCAGGTCACACCTCCACGGATCCGCGaacgtttttttcttcttcttcgagtcTCTTCGCCGATGCTCCTTTTTTAGTGGCCGGCACTTTGGGAGAAATTGGATATTTCTAATTGGAATTGGTCACTCTTACTTGATACATATACAGTGATACTGTTGATTTTATACATATCCTAAATTAATTACCTAAAATGTTATTcgagaaattgtttttttttttttttacaaattttttatatgCTACAACCTATATGAAAATAAAGTTACAAGTTCAGTCTGAattcatatttaaaatgaattatatatttaataaacctctaataaaataagatttattggTATATCCTaagatataatatttaaattaaaatatttttaactttatatacacaaattaatttataagagAACCAAATTTTGAGTGATGTATATGCTTATATGATTATGATACTGTTgtgaaaaaaagagaaagatacTGCTGTAGCAATTGATTTATTGTAGGAGAAAATGTTGTAGTTTAAGATTTCGgtaaagttaatatatatacaaaaacatttgtacttttcttttataaatatattaaaatatttttttcaacaacaatgtatgaaaaatatttcatcactAAACATATTATGATTATTTTCTTTAGCCCTTCTTTCGCAATAAACTTCAGTATACAATCTACTGTagtataaattttattgtttaaactTAACGGGTTTGTTTCCCTCGTTTGATTGTTTTGGGTGTCCCTGATCAACGTTTTTGGGTGTGTTCATACTAAAACAGccagaaaagaagaagaaaacaatttCGGAGGGGACTTGACTCATTAACCAACTATTTGCAAAGGTCGATGGATATGCTCAGG
This region of Brassica napus cultivar Da-Ae chromosome C5, Da-Ae, whole genome shotgun sequence genomic DNA includes:
- the LOC106401640 gene encoding cytochrome c oxidase subunit 5b-1, mitochondrial isoform X2 — its product is MWRRIVSSHLKALAADVAAASPRRSIATTTTARPVHFHRADNPASSSSVTPRCFSSESETLAKKKVEDVMPIATGHEKEELEAELEGRRLLDIDFPEGPFGTKEAPAIVKSYYDKRIVGCPGGEGEDEHDVVWFWLEKGKSFECPVCTQYFELEVVGPGGPPDGHVDEDDEHHHY
- the LOC106401640 gene encoding cytochrome c oxidase subunit 5b-1, mitochondrial isoform X1 produces the protein MWRRIVSSHLKALAADVAAASPRRSIATTTTARPVHFHRADNPASSSSVTPRCFSSESVETLAKKKVEDVMPIATGHEKEELEAELEGRRLLDIDFPEGPFGTKEAPAIVKSYYDKRIVGCPGGEGEDEHDVVWFWLEKGKSFECPVCTQYFELEVVGPGGPPDGHVDEDDEHHHY
- the LOC106401641 gene encoding cytochrome c oxidase subunit 5b-1, mitochondrial produces the protein MWRRIVSSGLKTVASDVAAASPRRSVRPLRFYLASNQASSSLFPRHFSSESVETVGKKKKVEDVMPIATGHEKEELEAELEGRRLLDIDFPEGPFGTKEAPAIVKSYYDKRIVGCPGGEGEDEHDVVWFWLEKGKSFECPVCTQYFELEVVGPGGPPDGHGDEDDEHHH